The following are encoded in a window of Panicum virgatum strain AP13 chromosome 5N, P.virgatum_v5, whole genome shotgun sequence genomic DNA:
- the LOC120674302 gene encoding zinc finger CCCH domain-containing protein 17-like isoform X4 has translation MPISSTLAARLGTGPARAPAPARWSPYARSSVPEPQGGRGGAKASRPPLRLDPATARLLGPAQKVEPSGSRRRPEPAAPGAASAAPAGRSRGGEMTSPEPVLKPKPDAVYDTPPVEKRRCIGGGGFVFLCALAGHTEAISGISVPRCSDKLYSGSVDGSVRVWDRNSGKCVDVIKMGGKVGCMITHGPWVFIGIPKSVEAWNTQTGTKLSLQGPSGLVCSMTVTDGMLFAGTGDGRIMAWKFPSKQSNMEPVSILTGHQRAVISLSISATRLYSSSLDKTIKVWDLMTLKCVQTLSEHKAAVTSVLCWDEKLLSCSLDKTVKLWTLSESGNLQVKYTHAEEHGT, from the exons ATGCCGAtctcctccaccctcgccgcgcgcctcggcaccggccccgcgcgcgcgcccgcgcccgcgcggtGGAGCCCCTACGCCCGTTCCTCTGTGCCTGAGCCccagggcggccgcggcggcgccaaggCCTCGCGCCCGCCCCTACGCCTGGATCCCGCGACGGCGAGGCTCCTCGGCCCCGCGCAGAAGGTGGAGCCGTCCGGATCGCGTCGCCGTCCCGAACCCGCCGCGCCCGGCGCTGCTTCTGCTGCACCCGCAGGACGGAGCCGTGGAGGCGAGATGACAAGCCCGGAGCCTGTGCTGAAGCCGAAGCCGGACGCTGTATACGATACACCGCCCGTTGAGAAGCGCCGCTGCATCGGTGGGGGTGGCTTCGTCTTCCTCTGCGCCCTCGCTGGACATACAGAG GCTATCAGCGGGATCTCAGTGCCGCGCTGTTCCGACAAACTCTATTCTGGCAGCGTCGACGGATCTGTTCGCGTCTGGGACCGCAACTCTGGCAAG TGTGTTGATGTCATCAAGATGGGAGGCAAGGTTGGCTGCATGATCACCCATGGTCCATGGGTATTCATAGGGATTCCGAAGTCCGTGGAG GCATGGAACACACAGACAGGAACAAAACTAAGTCTTCAGGGGCCTTCTGGTCTGGTTTGTTCCATGACTGTCACGGATGGGATGCTGTTTGCTGGTACGGGAGATGGTCGCATCATGGCTTGGAAATTTCCTTCTAAGCAGAGCAACATGGAACCAGTGTCGATCCTCACTGGCCATCAACGTGCCGTCATTTCACTTTCTATCTCAGCAACAAGACTTTACTCTAGCTCACTTGACAAGACCATCAAA GTATGGGATCTCATGACTTTGAAGTGTGTCCAAACACTCTCTGAGCATAAAGCTGCTGTAACATCTGTCCTATGTTGGGATGAAAAGTTATTATCTTGCTCCCTGGACAAGACTGTAAAGCTCTGGACTCTTTCAGAGTCTGGAAACCTTCAAGTCAAATATACCCATGCTGAGGAGCAT GGGACATAA
- the LOC120672186 gene encoding uncharacterized protein LOC120672186 isoform X1, producing MAGHLRPLLNLRLLLLLAAVLGNAGPGRGGGVEASDRAELDPYSILMWHDYSPPSPPPPPPAPVAPAVTCSRDLHGKGDFRTRCEVSSAVELGSDVYITGNGSLVLLSGASLTCKKAGCVISANLSGEVRLSRGVRVIAGRVSLVATNITVADTVVVNTTALAGKPPDRTSGVPTGTHGDGGGHGGRGASCFVKDGQTQEDSWGGDAYAWSDLEHPCSYGSKGGSTSVEKDYSGAGGGIVWLFAQDLVMNGTVLADGGDSSEKGGGGSGGSIYIKAATMHGGGKISASGGDGLAGGGGGRVSINVFSRHDDTHIFVHGGESSGCPDNAGAAGTLYEAVPKSLIVSNNNLSTQTDTLLLEFPNQPLWTNVFVRNHAKVAVPLLWSRVQVQGQLSLLSGAVLTFGLTRYPYSEFELMAEELLMSDSTIKVFGALRMSVKMLLMWNSKMLIDGGRDLIVATSLLDASNLIVLKESSVIHSNANLGVRGQGLLNLSGNGDTIEAQRLILSLFYSIQVGPGSILRGPLVNRSSSDVAPKLNCENDSCPVEIIHPPEDCNLNSSLSFTLQVCRVEDIDVWGLVQGTVIHFNRARTVTVHKSGTISASGLGCRTGVGQGKMLSSGVSGGGGHGGKGGDGLYNGSHADGGATYGNADLPCELGSGSGNATTQFSTAGGGIIVMGSWEYSLPSLALYGSVESNGGSYVNMVTNGSIGGPGGGSGGTILLFVHTLSLTESSILSSVGGFGSAGSGGGGGGRIHFHWSHIPTGDEYVPVAAVNGSILTSGGVSKGHGLSGRNGTVTGKACPKGLYGTFCKECPLGTYKNVTGSSKSLCFPCPPEELPRRAMYVNVRGGAAETPCPHRCVSDRYRMPHCYTALEELIYTFGGPWLFGLLLSGLLILLALVLSVARMKFVGTDELPGPAPTQQGSQIDHSFPFLESLNEVLETNRAEESHGHVHRMYFMGPNTFSEPWHLPHSPPEQITEIVYEDAFNRFVDEINTLAAYQWWEGSIYSILCILAYPLAWSWQQWRRRKKLQRLREFVRSEYDHSCLRSCRSRALYEGLKVTATPDLMLGYLDFFLGGDEKRPDLPPRLRQRFPMSLIFGGDGSYMAPFSLHSDSVLTSLMSQAVPSWIWHRLVAGLNAQLRLVRRGNLKVTFLPVIEWLDTHANPSLAVNGIRVDLAWFQATALGYCQLGLVVYAVEGEQAVAEHDGSPRIKLEQHILTQNMLTDIQQGQARVKDALMRKRITGGVLDSNNLRTLKDRRDLFYPFSLILHNTKPVGHQDLVGLVISILLLADFSLVLLTFLQLYSYSMVDVLLVLFILPLGILSPFPAGINALFSHGPRRSAGLARVYALWNITSLVNVVVAFICGFVHYKSSTKKHPSMQPWNLGTDESGWWLFPTGLMLLKCIQARLVDWHVANLEIQDRAVYSNDPHIFWQS from the exons ATGGCCGGCCATCTCCGCCCCCTCCTCAATCTCCGCCTCTTACTGCTCCTCGCCGCGGTCCTCGGGAACGCCggccccggccgcggcggcggggtggaggcgTCAGATCGGGCGGAGCTGGACCCGTACTCGATTCTGATGTGGCACGACTActcgccgccgtctcctccgcccccgcctccggccccggtggcgccggcggtgaCCTGCTCGCGGGACCTCCACGGGAAGGGGGACTTCCGCACGCGCTGCGAGGTATCCTCGGCGGTCGAGCTGGGCAGCGACGTCTACATCACGGGGAACGGCAGCCTCGTGCTCCTCTCCGGCGCCTCCCTGACCTGCAAGAAGGCTGGGTGTGTCATTTCTGCCAATCTCTCCGGCGAGGTGCGCCTCAGCCGCGGCGTGCGGGTCATAGCCGGGAGGGTTTCGTTGGTCGCCACAAACATCACGGTCGCCGACACTGTCGTTGTGAACACCACTGCGCTCGCCGGTAAGCCGCCCGACCGGACCAGTGGCGTCCCCACGGGGACGCACGGTGAcggcggcgggcatggcggCCGTGGCGCCAGCTGCTTCGTCAAGGATGGGCAGACGCAGGAGGATTCATGGGGCGGTGATGCCTATGCGTGGTCAGACCTCGAACACCCGTGTAGCTATGGGAGCAAAGGGGGCTCGACCAGTGTTGAGAAGGATTACAGCGGCGCCGGTGGTGGCATCGTGTGGCTGTTTGCTCAGGACCTGGTCATGAATGGCACAGTGCTCGCTGATGGTGGTGATAGCAGTGAGAAGGGCGGTGGTGGTTCTGGGGGCAGCATCTATATAAAGGCTGCGACTAT GCATGGTGGTGGCAAGATCAGTGCTTCTGGGGGTGATGGTTTGGCTGGGGGAGGTGGAGGTCGAGTTTCTATTAATGTTTTTAGTAGACATGATGACACCCATATTTTTGTTCATG GGGGGGAGAGTTCAGGCTGTCCGGATAATGCAGGCGCTGCTGGAACTCTTTATGAAGCAGTACCAAAGAGTCTTATTGTTAGCAACAATAATTTGAGTACACAGACAGACACTCTTCTTTTAGAGTTCCCAAATCAACCACTGTGGACAAATGTTTTTGTGAGGAATCATGCGAAAGTTGCTGTTCCCTTGCTCTGGAGTCGTGTTCAG GTCCAAGGGCAACTTAGCCTTCTTTCTGGTGCTGTTCTAACTTTTGGTCTCACTCGTTATCCATACTCGGAGTTTGAACTGATGGCTGAGGAGCTTCTTATGAGTGACTCAACAATCAAG gtgTTCGGTGCTTTGAGAATGTCTGTAAAAATGCTACTTATGTGGAACTCCAAAATGTTAATTGATGGTGGTAGAGATTTGATAGTTGCAACTTCTTTGTTGGATGCTAGCAATTTGATAGTTCTGAAG GAATCATCTGTGATACATTCGAATGCTAATCTTGGAGTTCGCGGCCAAGGTCTACTCAATTTGTCTGGGAATGGAGACACAATTGAGGCACAGCGCCTTATTTTATCACTGTTCTACAGCATACAA GTTGGACCTGGTTCGATTTTACGGGGCCCACTTGTAAACAGAAGTAGCAGTGATGT GGCTCCAAAGCTGAATTGTGAAAATGATAGCTGTCCTGTTGAAATTATACATCCACCGGAAGATTGCAATCTAAATTCTTCATTGTCATTTACCCTTCAG GTGTGCCGTGTTGAAGATATTGATGTCTGGGGTCTCGTACAAGGAACTGTAATTCATTTCAATAGGGCAAGAACTGTCACTGTGCATAAATCTGGaaccatcagtgcatcaggctTGG GCTGCCGAACTGGAGTAGGACAAGGAAAAATGTTAAGCAGCGGTGTAAGTGGCGGTGGTGGACATGGTGGTAAAGGCGGGGATGGTCTTTATAATGGAAGCCATGCTGATGGTGGAGCTACCTATGGTAATGCTGATCTTCCTTGTGAACTCGGCAGTGGCAGTGGGAATGCGACTACACAGTTTTCCACAGCTGGTGGGGGTATAATAG TGATGGGTTCATGGGAATATTCGTTGCCAAGTCTTGCCCTCTATGGTTCAGTAGAATCAAATGGTGGCAGCTATGTTAATATGGTTACTAATGGCTCTATTGGAGGACCTGGTGGTGGTTCTGGGGGCACAATTCTTCTATTTGTCCACACTTTGTCCCTAACAGAAAGCTCCATCCTTTCGAGTGTTGGTGGCTTTGGAAGTGCTGgtagtggtggaggtggaggaggaaggaTTCACTTCCATTGGTCTCATATTCCTACTGGAGATGAATATGTTCCTGTTGCAGCTGTTAACGGATCGATACTTACAAG TGGAGGAGTCAGTAAAGGACATGGACTTTCTGGCAGGAATGGAACGGTCACAGGAAAAGCTTGCCCAAAAGGCCTTTACGGTACATTCTGCAAG GAATGCCCTCTCGGAACATACAAAAATGTTACTGGATCTTCTAAATCTCTATGCTTTCCATGCCCTCCAGAAGAACTCCCTCGCCGCGCTATGTACGTAAATGTCAGAG GGGGTGCTGCTGAAACTCCATGTCCCCACAGATGTGTGTCTGACAGATATCGCATGCCTCACTGTTATACAGCTCTGGAGGAATTAATATACACTTTTGGAGGACCTTGGCTATTTGGCCTACTTCTTTCAGGCCTTCTTATCTTGTTAGCTCTTGTTTTAAGTGTTGCTCGTATGAAATTTGTCGGCACTGATGAGTTACCTGGGCCAGCGCCAACCCAACAAGGGTCCCAAATTGATCACTCCTTTCCTTTCCTAGAATCACTAAATGAG GTCTTGGAAACTAATAGGGCTGAAGAGTCACATGGTCACGTGCACAGGATGTATTTCATGGGTCCCAACACCTTCAGTGAACCGTGGCATCTCCCACACAGTCCACCAGAACAAATAACAGAGATTGT ATATGAAGATGCGTTTAATCGATTTGTCGATGAGATAAACACCCTTGCAGCTTATCAGTGGTGGGAAGGATCTATTTACAGTATCCTGTGTATTCTTGCATACCCCCTGGCTTGGTCATGGCAACAGTGGCGTAGGAGAAAGAAATTACAAAGACTTCGCGAATTTGTTCGTTCTGAATATGATCATTCATGCTTACGGTCTTGCCGTTCACGTGCACTCTATGAAGGCCTCAAG GTGACCGCGACTCCAGATCTAATGCTAGGGTATTTAGATTTCttccttgggggagatgaaaaAAGGCCCGATCTTCCACCTCGTCTTCGTCAAAGGTTTCCAATGTCTTTGATCTTTGGAGGCGATGGAAGTTATATGGCTCCGTTTTCACTTCATAGTGACAGTGTGCTCACTAGTCTTATGAGCCAG GCTGTTCCCTCATGGATATGGCACCGTCTTGTAGCTGGGTTAAATGCTCAGCTACGTTTGGTTCGCCGTGGAAACTTGAAAGTAACATTTCTTCCTGTAATCGAGTGGCTTGATACTCATGCGAATCCCTCTTTAGCTGTGAATGGTATCCGCGTTGATCTTGCCTGGTTCCAAGCTACAGCATTAGGGTACTGCCAACTTGGTCTTGTTGTTTATGCTGTTGAAGGAGAACAAGCGGTTGCTGAACATGATGGAAGCCCTAGAATAAAACTAGAGCAACACATACT AACACAAAACATGCTCACTGATATTCAACAAGGCCAGGCAAGAGTTAAGGACGCTCTAATGCGCAAAAGGATTACTGGTGGAGTTCTTGATAGTAATAACTTAAGGACACTAAAAGACAGGAGAGATTTATTTTACCCATTTTCTCTTATCTTGCACAATACAAAACCAGTCGGGCATCAG GATCTTGTTGGTTTAGTAATCTCAATACTACTACTTGCAGATTTCAGCTTAGTTTTGCTTACTTTTCTCCAGCTATATTCATACTCTATGGTCGAcgttctattggttttgtttatTCTACCTCTTGGGATTTTGTCGCCTTTTCCTGCTGGTATAAATGCTCTTTTTAGTCATGGACCGAGGCGGTCAGCAGGCCTTGCTCGCGTGTATGCGTTGTGGAACATAACTTCACTGGTCAATGTT GTTGTGGCTTTCATATGTGGTTTTGTACATTATAAGTCGTCAACCAAAAAGCACCCGAGCATGCAGCCATGGAACCTGGGAAC GGATGAAAGTGGTTGGTGGCTCTTCCCCACCGGACTCATGTTGTTGAAATGCATCCAAGCAAGGCTTGTTGATTGGCATGTTGCTAATTTAGAGATCCAAGACCGCGCGGTTTATAGCAATGACCCACACATCTTTTGGCAGTCATGA
- the LOC120672186 gene encoding uncharacterized protein LOC120672186 isoform X2, whose protein sequence is MAGHLRPLLNLRLLLLLAAVLGNAGPGRGGGVEASDRAELDPYSILMWHDYSPPSPPPPPPAPVAPAVTCSRDLHGKGDFRTRCEVSSAVELGSDVYITGNGSLVLLSGASLTCKKAGCVISANLSGEVRLSRGVRVIAGRVSLVATNITVADTVVVNTTALAGKPPDRTSGVPTGTHGDGGGHGGRGASCFVKDGQTQEDSWGGDAYAWSDLEHPCSYGSKGGSTSVEKDYSGAGGGIVWLFAQDLVMNGTVLADGGDSSEKGGGGSGGSIYIKAATMHGGGKISASGGDGLAGGGGGRVSINVFSRHDDTHIFVHGGESSGCPDNAGAAGTLYEAVPKSLIVSNNNLSTQTDTLLLEFPNQPLWTNVFVRNHAKVAVPLLWSRVQVQGQLSLLSGAVLTFGLTRYPYSEFELMAEELLMSDSTIKESSVIHSNANLGVRGQGLLNLSGNGDTIEAQRLILSLFYSIQVGPGSILRGPLVNRSSSDVAPKLNCENDSCPVEIIHPPEDCNLNSSLSFTLQVCRVEDIDVWGLVQGTVIHFNRARTVTVHKSGTISASGLGCRTGVGQGKMLSSGVSGGGGHGGKGGDGLYNGSHADGGATYGNADLPCELGSGSGNATTQFSTAGGGIIVMGSWEYSLPSLALYGSVESNGGSYVNMVTNGSIGGPGGGSGGTILLFVHTLSLTESSILSSVGGFGSAGSGGGGGGRIHFHWSHIPTGDEYVPVAAVNGSILTSGGVSKGHGLSGRNGTVTGKACPKGLYGTFCKECPLGTYKNVTGSSKSLCFPCPPEELPRRAMYVNVRGGAAETPCPHRCVSDRYRMPHCYTALEELIYTFGGPWLFGLLLSGLLILLALVLSVARMKFVGTDELPGPAPTQQGSQIDHSFPFLESLNEVLETNRAEESHGHVHRMYFMGPNTFSEPWHLPHSPPEQITEIVYEDAFNRFVDEINTLAAYQWWEGSIYSILCILAYPLAWSWQQWRRRKKLQRLREFVRSEYDHSCLRSCRSRALYEGLKVTATPDLMLGYLDFFLGGDEKRPDLPPRLRQRFPMSLIFGGDGSYMAPFSLHSDSVLTSLMSQAVPSWIWHRLVAGLNAQLRLVRRGNLKVTFLPVIEWLDTHANPSLAVNGIRVDLAWFQATALGYCQLGLVVYAVEGEQAVAEHDGSPRIKLEQHILTQNMLTDIQQGQARVKDALMRKRITGGVLDSNNLRTLKDRRDLFYPFSLILHNTKPVGHQDLVGLVISILLLADFSLVLLTFLQLYSYSMVDVLLVLFILPLGILSPFPAGINALFSHGPRRSAGLARVYALWNITSLVNVVVAFICGFVHYKSSTKKHPSMQPWNLGTDESGWWLFPTGLMLLKCIQARLVDWHVANLEIQDRAVYSNDPHIFWQS, encoded by the exons ATGGCCGGCCATCTCCGCCCCCTCCTCAATCTCCGCCTCTTACTGCTCCTCGCCGCGGTCCTCGGGAACGCCggccccggccgcggcggcggggtggaggcgTCAGATCGGGCGGAGCTGGACCCGTACTCGATTCTGATGTGGCACGACTActcgccgccgtctcctccgcccccgcctccggccccggtggcgccggcggtgaCCTGCTCGCGGGACCTCCACGGGAAGGGGGACTTCCGCACGCGCTGCGAGGTATCCTCGGCGGTCGAGCTGGGCAGCGACGTCTACATCACGGGGAACGGCAGCCTCGTGCTCCTCTCCGGCGCCTCCCTGACCTGCAAGAAGGCTGGGTGTGTCATTTCTGCCAATCTCTCCGGCGAGGTGCGCCTCAGCCGCGGCGTGCGGGTCATAGCCGGGAGGGTTTCGTTGGTCGCCACAAACATCACGGTCGCCGACACTGTCGTTGTGAACACCACTGCGCTCGCCGGTAAGCCGCCCGACCGGACCAGTGGCGTCCCCACGGGGACGCACGGTGAcggcggcgggcatggcggCCGTGGCGCCAGCTGCTTCGTCAAGGATGGGCAGACGCAGGAGGATTCATGGGGCGGTGATGCCTATGCGTGGTCAGACCTCGAACACCCGTGTAGCTATGGGAGCAAAGGGGGCTCGACCAGTGTTGAGAAGGATTACAGCGGCGCCGGTGGTGGCATCGTGTGGCTGTTTGCTCAGGACCTGGTCATGAATGGCACAGTGCTCGCTGATGGTGGTGATAGCAGTGAGAAGGGCGGTGGTGGTTCTGGGGGCAGCATCTATATAAAGGCTGCGACTAT GCATGGTGGTGGCAAGATCAGTGCTTCTGGGGGTGATGGTTTGGCTGGGGGAGGTGGAGGTCGAGTTTCTATTAATGTTTTTAGTAGACATGATGACACCCATATTTTTGTTCATG GGGGGGAGAGTTCAGGCTGTCCGGATAATGCAGGCGCTGCTGGAACTCTTTATGAAGCAGTACCAAAGAGTCTTATTGTTAGCAACAATAATTTGAGTACACAGACAGACACTCTTCTTTTAGAGTTCCCAAATCAACCACTGTGGACAAATGTTTTTGTGAGGAATCATGCGAAAGTTGCTGTTCCCTTGCTCTGGAGTCGTGTTCAG GTCCAAGGGCAACTTAGCCTTCTTTCTGGTGCTGTTCTAACTTTTGGTCTCACTCGTTATCCATACTCGGAGTTTGAACTGATGGCTGAGGAGCTTCTTATGAGTGACTCAACAATCAAG GAATCATCTGTGATACATTCGAATGCTAATCTTGGAGTTCGCGGCCAAGGTCTACTCAATTTGTCTGGGAATGGAGACACAATTGAGGCACAGCGCCTTATTTTATCACTGTTCTACAGCATACAA GTTGGACCTGGTTCGATTTTACGGGGCCCACTTGTAAACAGAAGTAGCAGTGATGT GGCTCCAAAGCTGAATTGTGAAAATGATAGCTGTCCTGTTGAAATTATACATCCACCGGAAGATTGCAATCTAAATTCTTCATTGTCATTTACCCTTCAG GTGTGCCGTGTTGAAGATATTGATGTCTGGGGTCTCGTACAAGGAACTGTAATTCATTTCAATAGGGCAAGAACTGTCACTGTGCATAAATCTGGaaccatcagtgcatcaggctTGG GCTGCCGAACTGGAGTAGGACAAGGAAAAATGTTAAGCAGCGGTGTAAGTGGCGGTGGTGGACATGGTGGTAAAGGCGGGGATGGTCTTTATAATGGAAGCCATGCTGATGGTGGAGCTACCTATGGTAATGCTGATCTTCCTTGTGAACTCGGCAGTGGCAGTGGGAATGCGACTACACAGTTTTCCACAGCTGGTGGGGGTATAATAG TGATGGGTTCATGGGAATATTCGTTGCCAAGTCTTGCCCTCTATGGTTCAGTAGAATCAAATGGTGGCAGCTATGTTAATATGGTTACTAATGGCTCTATTGGAGGACCTGGTGGTGGTTCTGGGGGCACAATTCTTCTATTTGTCCACACTTTGTCCCTAACAGAAAGCTCCATCCTTTCGAGTGTTGGTGGCTTTGGAAGTGCTGgtagtggtggaggtggaggaggaaggaTTCACTTCCATTGGTCTCATATTCCTACTGGAGATGAATATGTTCCTGTTGCAGCTGTTAACGGATCGATACTTACAAG TGGAGGAGTCAGTAAAGGACATGGACTTTCTGGCAGGAATGGAACGGTCACAGGAAAAGCTTGCCCAAAAGGCCTTTACGGTACATTCTGCAAG GAATGCCCTCTCGGAACATACAAAAATGTTACTGGATCTTCTAAATCTCTATGCTTTCCATGCCCTCCAGAAGAACTCCCTCGCCGCGCTATGTACGTAAATGTCAGAG GGGGTGCTGCTGAAACTCCATGTCCCCACAGATGTGTGTCTGACAGATATCGCATGCCTCACTGTTATACAGCTCTGGAGGAATTAATATACACTTTTGGAGGACCTTGGCTATTTGGCCTACTTCTTTCAGGCCTTCTTATCTTGTTAGCTCTTGTTTTAAGTGTTGCTCGTATGAAATTTGTCGGCACTGATGAGTTACCTGGGCCAGCGCCAACCCAACAAGGGTCCCAAATTGATCACTCCTTTCCTTTCCTAGAATCACTAAATGAG GTCTTGGAAACTAATAGGGCTGAAGAGTCACATGGTCACGTGCACAGGATGTATTTCATGGGTCCCAACACCTTCAGTGAACCGTGGCATCTCCCACACAGTCCACCAGAACAAATAACAGAGATTGT ATATGAAGATGCGTTTAATCGATTTGTCGATGAGATAAACACCCTTGCAGCTTATCAGTGGTGGGAAGGATCTATTTACAGTATCCTGTGTATTCTTGCATACCCCCTGGCTTGGTCATGGCAACAGTGGCGTAGGAGAAAGAAATTACAAAGACTTCGCGAATTTGTTCGTTCTGAATATGATCATTCATGCTTACGGTCTTGCCGTTCACGTGCACTCTATGAAGGCCTCAAG GTGACCGCGACTCCAGATCTAATGCTAGGGTATTTAGATTTCttccttgggggagatgaaaaAAGGCCCGATCTTCCACCTCGTCTTCGTCAAAGGTTTCCAATGTCTTTGATCTTTGGAGGCGATGGAAGTTATATGGCTCCGTTTTCACTTCATAGTGACAGTGTGCTCACTAGTCTTATGAGCCAG GCTGTTCCCTCATGGATATGGCACCGTCTTGTAGCTGGGTTAAATGCTCAGCTACGTTTGGTTCGCCGTGGAAACTTGAAAGTAACATTTCTTCCTGTAATCGAGTGGCTTGATACTCATGCGAATCCCTCTTTAGCTGTGAATGGTATCCGCGTTGATCTTGCCTGGTTCCAAGCTACAGCATTAGGGTACTGCCAACTTGGTCTTGTTGTTTATGCTGTTGAAGGAGAACAAGCGGTTGCTGAACATGATGGAAGCCCTAGAATAAAACTAGAGCAACACATACT AACACAAAACATGCTCACTGATATTCAACAAGGCCAGGCAAGAGTTAAGGACGCTCTAATGCGCAAAAGGATTACTGGTGGAGTTCTTGATAGTAATAACTTAAGGACACTAAAAGACAGGAGAGATTTATTTTACCCATTTTCTCTTATCTTGCACAATACAAAACCAGTCGGGCATCAG GATCTTGTTGGTTTAGTAATCTCAATACTACTACTTGCAGATTTCAGCTTAGTTTTGCTTACTTTTCTCCAGCTATATTCATACTCTATGGTCGAcgttctattggttttgtttatTCTACCTCTTGGGATTTTGTCGCCTTTTCCTGCTGGTATAAATGCTCTTTTTAGTCATGGACCGAGGCGGTCAGCAGGCCTTGCTCGCGTGTATGCGTTGTGGAACATAACTTCACTGGTCAATGTT GTTGTGGCTTTCATATGTGGTTTTGTACATTATAAGTCGTCAACCAAAAAGCACCCGAGCATGCAGCCATGGAACCTGGGAAC GGATGAAAGTGGTTGGTGGCTCTTCCCCACCGGACTCATGTTGTTGAAATGCATCCAAGCAAGGCTTGTTGATTGGCATGTTGCTAATTTAGAGATCCAAGACCGCGCGGTTTATAGCAATGACCCACACATCTTTTGGCAGTCATGA